The Ovis canadensis isolate MfBH-ARS-UI-01 breed Bighorn chromosome 13, ARS-UI_OviCan_v2, whole genome shotgun sequence genome includes a region encoding these proteins:
- the EDN3 gene encoding endothelin-3 isoform X2, with protein MELGLCFLFGLAVTSAAGWVPHPQSGDAGRSSMPRAPSAARSEGDTKETVATMAVRGPSPRSPWREQGPSQFGKQGAEGVPVHHRARRCTCFTYKDKECVYYCHLDIIWINTPERTVPYGLSSYRGSGSRGRRSAGQFPQSPQPVKGTLRCACTESDDDACLQFCTWSLAARGPPLEPSTTSVPEEVC; from the exons atggagctggggctgtgcttcCTTTTCGGGCTCGCTGTGACCTCCGCCGCAG GATGGGTGCCTCACCCCCAGTCTGGGGATGCTGGCAGGAGCAGCATGCCCCGGGCCCCCTCTGCAGCCAGATCGGAGGGGGACACCAAGGAGACGGTGGCCACCATGGCAGTCCGGGGTCCAAGCCCCAGAAGCCCTTGGCGGGAGCAGGGACCAAGTCAGTTTGGGAAGCAGGGGGCCGAGGGGGTCCCTGTGCACCACCGAGCCCGGCGCTGTACATGTTTTACCTACAAGGACAAAGAGTGCGTCTACTATTGCCACCTGGACATCATCTGGATCAACACTCCTGA ACGGACTGTGCCCTATGGACTGTCCAGCTACAGAGGCAGCGGAAGCAGGGGCAGGAGGTCAGCTGGGCAGTTCCCGCAGAGCCCACAGCCGGTGAAGGGGACACTGCGCTGTGCCTGCACGGAGAGCGATGATGACGCCTGCTTGCAGTTCTGCACCTGGTCCCTGGCTGCCCGCGG GCCCCCTCTGGAGCCTAGCACCACGTCTGTGCCTGAGGAggtctgctga
- the EDN3 gene encoding endothelin-3 isoform X1, with protein sequence MELGLCFLFGLAVTSAAGWVPHPQSGDAGRSSMPRAPSAARSEGDTKETVATMAVRGPSPRSPWREQGPSQFGKQGAEGVPVHHRARRCTCFTYKDKECVYYCHLDIIWINTPERTVPYGLSSYRGSGSRGRRSAGQFPQSPQPVKGTLRCACTESDDDACLQFCTWSLAARGNSRSAQTPDKEVEKHTGGALGGVRPRSCALVATLRLLSS encoded by the exons atggagctggggctgtgcttcCTTTTCGGGCTCGCTGTGACCTCCGCCGCAG GATGGGTGCCTCACCCCCAGTCTGGGGATGCTGGCAGGAGCAGCATGCCCCGGGCCCCCTCTGCAGCCAGATCGGAGGGGGACACCAAGGAGACGGTGGCCACCATGGCAGTCCGGGGTCCAAGCCCCAGAAGCCCTTGGCGGGAGCAGGGACCAAGTCAGTTTGGGAAGCAGGGGGCCGAGGGGGTCCCTGTGCACCACCGAGCCCGGCGCTGTACATGTTTTACCTACAAGGACAAAGAGTGCGTCTACTATTGCCACCTGGACATCATCTGGATCAACACTCCTGA ACGGACTGTGCCCTATGGACTGTCCAGCTACAGAGGCAGCGGAAGCAGGGGCAGGAGGTCAGCTGGGCAGTTCCCGCAGAGCCCACAGCCGGTGAAGGGGACACTGCGCTGTGCCTGCACGGAGAGCGATGATGACGCCTGCTTGCAGTTCTGCACCTGGTCCCTGGCTGCCCGCGG GAATTCAAGGTCGGCACAAACACCTGACAAAGAAGTGGAAAAGCACACTGGTGGTGCCCTGGGGGGTGTGCGTCCGAGGAG CTGCGCTCTAGTGGCTACGCTGAGATTACTGAGCAGCTGA